From Heliomicrobium gestii, one genomic window encodes:
- a CDS encoding C40 family peptidase produces the protein MKQTTYAKMLLSTLAIVGTMMLPGIAHAYSTSYTVKGGDVLWNIGNKWGVTVQQIMSQNNFTFDVVYPGQVIQIPITQYTVVSGDTFYKISQKTRVPLDQLIAANLQVKNPANLLPGQVLKVPVVPPPKLSASQTADNVIATAKKYLGTRYVYGARPWDTTAFDCSSYTQYVFGVNNIQLRRVASDQAMQGTAVSRDQLRKGDLLFFWNDSTKNLPGIERIGHVGIYIGNRDFIEAAGTGVGVVIRSIDNPYYVKTYVTARRVIQ, from the coding sequence ATGAAACAAACGACTTATGCCAAAATGCTGCTGTCTACGCTGGCTATCGTTGGAACCATGATGCTGCCGGGGATCGCTCACGCTTATTCCACTTCCTACACAGTGAAAGGCGGCGACGTTCTATGGAACATCGGAAATAAATGGGGAGTAACCGTTCAGCAGATCATGAGTCAAAACAACTTTACCTTTGATGTAGTGTATCCCGGCCAGGTGATTCAAATCCCGATCACCCAATACACTGTTGTTTCAGGAGATACCTTTTATAAGATTTCGCAAAAAACACGTGTTCCTCTTGATCAACTGATCGCGGCGAATCTTCAGGTCAAGAATCCGGCGAACCTGCTCCCCGGTCAAGTGCTGAAAGTGCCGGTTGTGCCTCCGCCGAAGTTGTCTGCCAGCCAAACAGCCGATAATGTCATCGCTACGGCAAAAAAATATCTTGGGACCCGCTATGTTTATGGGGCAAGGCCCTGGGATACGACGGCTTTTGATTGCTCCAGTTATACGCAGTATGTCTTCGGTGTCAACAACATCCAGCTTCGCCGGGTCGCCTCTGATCAGGCCATGCAGGGAACGGCCGTTTCTCGGGATCAACTCCGCAAGGGCGATCTGCTATTCTTTTGGAATGACAGCACGAAGAACCTTCCGGGGATCGAACGAATCGGTCACGTCGGCATTTATATCGGCAATCGCGATTTTATTGAAGCGGCCGGAACAGGGGTCGGAGTCGTCATCCGGAGCATTGATAATCCCTATTACGTAAAAACGTACGTTACGGCCCGGCGCGTCATTCAGTAG
- a CDS encoding DUF3885 domain-containing protein: MSADPLRAAFERYNEWVLDYDREWIEKQFLPSLR, translated from the coding sequence ATGTCTGCCGATCCATTAAGGGCCGCTTTTGAACGGTATAACGAATGGGTTTTAGATTATGATCGCGAGTGGATTGAAAAGCAATTTTTGCCGTCTTTACGGTGA
- a CDS encoding DUF3885 domain-containing protein → MGNRLDEYLSNHFPTFDFFQYYFDRSLYRIRFEVGDDTYEGDDLKIYLQGAYARSIQLFKELHAPTDDLILILINSEYRRTLPNKRKKLNFFQRYLKNRQLLKRLSCRTVAHPDFNPEDSVDADLTLFPCLPIH, encoded by the coding sequence ATGGGCAATCGCTTAGACGAATACCTGTCTAACCACTTTCCTACGTTCGATTTCTTTCAATATTACTTCGATCGTTCCCTTTATCGGATTCGATTTGAGGTCGGAGACGATACGTATGAGGGAGATGATTTAAAAATATATTTGCAAGGCGCCTATGCTCGCTCCATTCAGTTGTTTAAAGAATTGCACGCGCCAACTGATGATCTAATATTAATATTAATTAACTCAGAATATAGAAGGACTTTACCTAATAAGCGAAAAAAACTAAATTTCTTTCAGCGTTACTTGAAAAACCGACAATTGCTAAAAAGACTATCTTGTCGTACCGTAGCGCATCCTGACTTCAATCCTGAAGATAGTGTTGACGCGGACTTGACGCTATTTCCATGTCTGCCGATCCATTAA
- a CDS encoding SpoVG family protein gives MTDVSLNRINLNGPVKALVSVTFDDAFAVHEIKVVEGKKGLFIAMPSQVSPEGIYQDIVHPISQEARDSLSKAVFDAFHLFIIESKGNKEC, from the coding sequence ATCACGGACGTAAGCCTAAACAGAATCAACCTCAATGGACCTGTTAAAGCATTGGTGTCGGTAACCTTTGATGATGCATTTGCTGTTCATGAGATTAAAGTGGTTGAAGGAAAAAAGGGTTTATTTATTGCCATGCCGAGCCAGGTATCACCGGAGGGGATTTATCAAGATATTGTGCATCCCATTTCGCAAGAGGCGCGGGATAGTCTGTCCAAAGCCGTATTTGATGCCTTTCATTTATTTATCATCGAATCCAAGGGCAACAAGGAATGCTAG
- a CDS encoding cell division topological specificity factor MinE, giving the protein MSNFFKSTDLSSDSNQLILVIDDKDAEVTPQFVKALSQDMVDTIAKHIEIDRSKVKINLSAEKNIKKIVIYIPIVNIPRGR; this is encoded by the coding sequence ATGAGCAATTTTTTCAAAAGCACTGATTTGTCCAGTGACTCGAATCAATTAATTCTTGTAATCGACGATAAAGATGCGGAAGTGACTCCCCAATTCGTCAAGGCCTTAAGTCAGGACATGGTAGACACCATCGCCAAGCACATCGAAATCGACCGTTCAAAGGTTAAGATCAATTTGAGCGCCGAAAAGAATATAAAAAAGATCGTTATCTACATCCCTATAGTGAATATTCCTCGTGGGAGATAA
- a CDS encoding bacteriohemerythrin — MAFRETGNKFLNQGAVHAQRMIIIVEQALTGGNLMSFLEWDPKYSVNVPQLDKEHQTLLVMVNELHSAMKIGKGKEITEKLINQCVNYAQQHFQNEEKFMLQCKYADFDEHKKQHQLFVERVTELKKELTKNNFVLSSSMLQFLKSWFINHVVMVDKKYSVTINGCKIS; from the coding sequence ATGGCGTTTCGAGAAACTGGCAACAAGTTCCTGAATCAAGGTGCTGTTCATGCCCAAAGGATGATCATCATTGTCGAACAAGCCCTGACAGGAGGTAATCTTATGTCCTTTCTTGAGTGGGATCCGAAATACAGTGTGAACGTTCCCCAGTTGGATAAAGAACATCAGACATTACTGGTAATGGTGAACGAATTACATAGCGCGATGAAGATTGGAAAAGGCAAAGAGATCACAGAGAAACTGATCAATCAGTGTGTAAATTATGCACAACAACATTTTCAAAACGAAGAAAAGTTCATGCTGCAATGTAAATATGCGGATTTTGATGAGCATAAAAAGCAACACCAATTATTTGTTGAGAGAGTAACCGAATTAAAGAAAGAGTTAACGAAAAATAACTTCGTCCTGTCTTCGAGTATGCTTCAATTCTTGAAGAGTTGGTTTATCAACCATGTTGTCATGGTGGATAAAAAATACTCGGTGACAATTAATGGATGCAAGATATCATAA
- a CDS encoding bacteriohemerythrin: MAFFSWDTKYSVNVPDLDKEHKILLEMLNELHDAMKQGKGKENIERLVNNSASYAKSHLSHEERLMEQCGYPGFQEHKKQHEFFVQKVNEFKNDVNQNNYKLSSELLKFLKDWFVNHITMVDSKYSTSINNCKVK, encoded by the coding sequence ATGGCCTTTTTTTCATGGGATACAAAGTACAGTGTAAATGTTCCCGATCTTGACAAGGAGCACAAGATCTTATTAGAAATGTTGAATGAACTTCATGACGCCATGAAGCAAGGGAAGGGCAAGGAGAATATTGAGCGATTAGTCAATAATTCCGCCTCCTACGCGAAATCTCACCTGTCACATGAAGAAAGGCTCATGGAACAATGCGGTTATCCCGGATTCCAGGAACATAAAAAGCAGCATGAATTCTTCGTCCAAAAAGTCAACGAATTCAAGAATGATGTGAATCAAAATAATTACAAGCTATCTTCAGAATTATTGAAATTCTTGAAAGATTGGTTTGTCAACCACATCACGATGGTCGATTCCAAATACTCTACATCAATCAACAATTGCAAGGTGAAGTAG
- a CDS encoding site-2 protease family protein, translating into MSSDLEENNIIEKKGWKTWGAAGGIAGALWVALKFAGKWLLLLGKPLLTFLKVSKFAGTFISMIATIAIYAMVYGWKFAIGLVLLIAIHEMGHVMGARAVGMPTSMPMFIPFVGAFVQMKRESRSPVEEYVLATGGPLFGILAGIACLALYGLTDWMLWMVLANVSFTINLFNLIPFGSLDGGRMTSTLGKWPWIVGAIVFGLFTAVTMNPMMLLFFLLGMMQVVRAFRNPDALAAVQATGSMRWIYGGVYLLMVTLCGWLTAYSHQQLPPVWNYQLL; encoded by the coding sequence TTGAGCAGCGATCTGGAGGAAAACAATATCATTGAGAAAAAGGGATGGAAAACGTGGGGCGCCGCCGGAGGAATCGCCGGCGCACTGTGGGTTGCCCTCAAATTCGCCGGCAAATGGTTGCTGTTGTTGGGCAAACCGCTATTGACCTTTCTGAAAGTGTCCAAATTTGCAGGAACCTTCATCTCCATGATCGCGACGATCGCCATATATGCCATGGTTTATGGATGGAAGTTTGCCATTGGATTGGTGTTGTTGATCGCGATTCATGAGATGGGTCATGTGATGGGCGCCCGGGCGGTAGGGATGCCTACTTCGATGCCCATGTTCATCCCCTTCGTCGGCGCTTTTGTTCAGATGAAAAGGGAGAGCCGATCGCCTGTGGAAGAGTATGTCTTGGCGACCGGGGGTCCTTTATTCGGGATCCTCGCCGGCATCGCTTGCCTGGCGCTGTACGGACTGACCGATTGGATGTTATGGATGGTCTTGGCCAATGTCAGCTTTACCATCAACCTCTTTAATTTGATCCCCTTTGGATCGCTCGATGGCGGGCGAATGACCTCGACCCTCGGGAAATGGCCCTGGATCGTGGGCGCCATCGTGTTTGGTCTCTTTACGGCGGTTACCATGAATCCGATGATGTTGCTCTTTTTCTTGTTGGGCATGATGCAGGTGGTTCGCGCCTTTCGAAATCCCGACGCTCTTGCAGCGGTGCAAGCGACCGGTTCGATGCGGTGGATCTATGGTGGAGTTTATTTGCTGATGGTCACCCTTTGCGGTTGGCTTACAGCCTACTCCCATCAACAACTTCCTCCGGTTTGGAATTATCAGCTTCTTTAA